A stretch of the Candidatus Poribacteria bacterium genome encodes the following:
- the mfd gene encoding transcription-repair coupling factor → MARLKDGNQKLPWLRGLANASTAYLLAALIDDFPKKSFLIILPSQREAEQVLEEICTYTAYPALDTTHILEAQSEMNLFPGWHRKIFDGIAPPKEIVADRIRCLEHLVYKERSIIVTSSQAMLYRLPPRHRFIEACRVLNLGDEIDPDDVATTLIRGGYQNVELVEVKGEFARRGDILDVYPLTTNTPMRIEFFGDEIDTIRTFDPISQRSTEPIESVTLTPLREVLSADVSVDYWQTQANALTAEHATPQLINTVREITQSLTEAASSQYRLQKESGIGVPAYVDGIESLLPMLVPETELLSDYLPNDTIVCFIEPQWQRREAAQMHEQIQELYEKKLEASELMVPPDKLLTSFETLSTELDKHSVLSVSLAPPRESVVDNEPPLHFEMKPLVLPSGNYQTIISQIKTWTEEGIRIHVFCETPQQSKRVSEILAERELFPPDIQTSVGPISEGFLSESLNLVVISEDELFGSRQHRRPIRHRPSTDGTPILSLIDLKVGDYVVHVSHGIAIYGGIRRLAIDGKSQDFLILKYSADDILYVPTYQVDLVQKYIGSKDTSHKPRVDRLGGAAWGRRKRRVKESIEQMAGELLKLYALRQARKGFSFPVEVPWQTEFETLFPYQETDDQLQAIEDVKADMEDERPMDRLVCGDVGYGKTEIALRAAFKAVMSEKQVAILVPTTILALQHYDTFEKRFQPFPVNIEMLNRFRTPKEIKQIKEGLAQGTIDIVIGTHSLLSKTVAFDNLGLLIVDEEHRFGVKHKEKIKQFKETVDVLTLTATPIPRTLHMSLVGIRDFSVINTPPADRLPIQTYVMPYDSDVIREAIITELGRGGQVFFVHNRVQDIQSIALAIQQLVPDARIAVAHGQMPERELETIMLEFVRHKHDILVCTMIIESGLDIPNVNTILINRADALGLAQLYQLRGRVGRATAQAYGYLFYPQDRAITEGAQKRLRVIEEFTDLGSGFKIALRDLEIRGAGNILGAEQHGHIVTVGYELYCRLLEEAVMALKGEKVEETVETRISLPVEAYLPDDYVPDSRQKVSIYKKVAGVKDQEALNELREELKDRYGTIPEPAEMLLEIANIKQLSQHLGITAIVAGKEQVKVTFDERKPRINVKKFIEIVHQNKNLQLQPPAQLKIRMPGVTGANMLTELQQTLRLFVD, encoded by the coding sequence GTGGCACGCCTCAAAGATGGAAACCAAAAGCTCCCGTGGCTCAGAGGATTAGCAAACGCATCAACGGCGTATCTCTTGGCAGCCCTCATTGACGATTTTCCTAAAAAATCCTTTCTGATTATCCTTCCTTCACAGCGTGAAGCCGAGCAAGTTTTAGAGGAAATCTGTACATATACGGCATATCCTGCTTTGGATACGACACATATCCTCGAGGCACAGTCCGAAATGAATCTGTTTCCCGGCTGGCACCGGAAAATTTTTGATGGAATCGCGCCTCCCAAGGAAATCGTCGCGGACCGTATTCGATGCTTGGAGCATTTAGTATATAAAGAACGAAGCATCATTGTAACATCAAGCCAAGCGATGCTTTACAGGCTCCCACCCCGCCACCGATTTATTGAGGCATGTCGGGTCCTTAATCTCGGCGATGAGATCGATCCAGACGATGTCGCAACGACACTGATCCGAGGCGGATACCAAAATGTTGAACTTGTAGAAGTCAAGGGCGAATTTGCCCGGAGAGGCGACATCTTAGATGTCTATCCGCTGACGACTAATACCCCGATGCGCATCGAATTTTTTGGCGATGAAATTGATACGATCCGTACTTTCGATCCGATATCACAACGTTCAACTGAACCCATCGAATCGGTCACGCTTACCCCCTTGCGGGAAGTACTTTCTGCTGATGTGTCTGTTGACTATTGGCAAACTCAAGCGAATGCTCTCACCGCAGAACACGCAACGCCACAATTGATAAACACAGTTCGGGAAATCACACAATCTTTAACAGAGGCGGCATCTTCTCAATATCGCCTTCAGAAAGAGTCGGGAATCGGAGTTCCCGCCTACGTTGATGGTATAGAGAGCCTTCTGCCCATGCTCGTTCCAGAAACCGAATTGCTCTCGGATTATCTTCCCAATGACACAATTGTTTGCTTCATTGAGCCACAGTGGCAGAGACGCGAAGCCGCGCAAATGCACGAACAGATACAGGAGTTGTACGAGAAAAAGTTAGAAGCGTCTGAACTCATGGTCCCACCGGATAAACTCCTCACCTCCTTTGAAACACTCAGCACTGAATTAGATAAACATTCCGTCCTCTCAGTGTCCTTAGCTCCACCTCGTGAGAGCGTCGTAGACAATGAACCACCGCTGCATTTTGAAATGAAACCGTTGGTGCTGCCATCCGGCAACTATCAAACGATCATCAGTCAGATCAAAACGTGGACGGAGGAGGGCATCCGGATTCATGTTTTCTGTGAGACGCCACAACAGTCAAAGCGTGTCTCTGAAATCTTAGCAGAACGCGAATTATTTCCGCCAGATATTCAAACGAGTGTCGGCCCAATTAGCGAAGGGTTTCTGAGTGAGTCTCTGAATCTCGTTGTTATTTCCGAGGATGAACTTTTTGGGAGTCGTCAGCATCGTCGCCCTATCCGACATCGCCCTTCTACAGACGGAACCCCCATTCTCAGCCTCATCGATCTAAAAGTTGGGGACTATGTCGTACACGTCTCACACGGTATTGCTATCTATGGCGGGATACGTCGATTGGCAATTGACGGAAAGTCGCAAGATTTTCTGATCCTCAAATACAGCGCGGATGACATCCTTTACGTACCGACCTATCAAGTCGATCTTGTCCAGAAGTATATCGGTAGCAAAGACACCTCTCATAAACCGCGTGTGGATCGACTTGGCGGTGCCGCTTGGGGTCGAAGAAAGAGGCGTGTTAAAGAATCAATCGAACAGATGGCGGGTGAACTTCTCAAATTGTATGCCCTTCGGCAAGCACGCAAAGGTTTCAGTTTTCCCGTTGAGGTGCCGTGGCAGACCGAATTTGAGACACTTTTTCCGTATCAGGAAACGGACGATCAGCTCCAAGCAATTGAAGATGTCAAAGCAGATATGGAAGATGAACGCCCAATGGATAGGCTCGTCTGTGGTGATGTCGGATACGGAAAAACCGAGATAGCGTTACGTGCCGCTTTCAAAGCCGTTATGTCCGAGAAGCAGGTGGCGATTCTTGTCCCTACGACTATCCTCGCACTTCAACACTACGACACTTTTGAAAAGCGTTTTCAACCTTTTCCTGTCAACATTGAAATGTTAAACCGGTTCCGCACACCGAAAGAGATAAAGCAGATTAAGGAGGGGTTGGCACAGGGGACTATTGATATCGTTATTGGGACACACAGTCTACTTTCCAAAACGGTTGCGTTCGACAATCTCGGGCTCTTAATTGTTGACGAAGAACACCGTTTTGGCGTTAAGCATAAAGAGAAAATAAAACAATTCAAAGAAACCGTTGATGTCCTTACATTGACCGCTACGCCGATTCCACGTACACTTCACATGTCGCTTGTTGGCATTCGGGACTTTAGCGTCATTAACACACCGCCAGCAGATCGATTGCCGATTCAGACGTACGTCATGCCTTATGATAGTGATGTGATTCGTGAAGCTATCATCACAGAGTTGGGGCGTGGCGGACAGGTGTTTTTTGTCCACAATCGCGTTCAGGATATCCAGAGTATCGCTTTAGCAATTCAACAATTGGTACCGGATGCACGCATTGCTGTCGCACATGGACAGATGCCTGAACGTGAATTAGAAACCATTATGTTGGAGTTTGTGCGACATAAACATGATATTCTTGTCTGCACAATGATTATTGAATCGGGACTCGATATTCCCAACGTTAACACGATCCTCATTAATCGAGCGGATGCACTCGGTTTGGCGCAGCTGTATCAGTTACGAGGACGGGTCGGGCGTGCTACCGCGCAAGCCTACGGATATCTCTTCTATCCGCAAGACCGGGCAATTACAGAAGGCGCGCAGAAGCGGCTCCGCGTTATCGAAGAATTCACAGACCTCGGTTCAGGTTTCAAAATAGCCTTACGAGATTTAGAGATTCGCGGTGCTGGAAATATCCTTGGCGCCGAACAGCATGGTCATATCGTCACTGTCGGTTATGAACTCTATTGTAGGCTTCTTGAAGAAGCGGTAATGGCACTAAAGGGTGAAAAGGTTGAGGAAACCGTGGAAACGCGTATCAGTCTTCCCGTTGAAGCCTATCTGCCGGATGACTACGTCCCAGATAGCCGGCAAAAGGTCTCTATCTATAAGAAAGTCGCTGGAGTGAAAGATCAAGAGGCACTGAATGAGCTCCGTGAGGAGTTGAAGGATCGATACGGGACAATACCCGAACCTGCTGAAATGTTGCTGGAGATCGCCAATATCAAGCAACTTAGCCAGCATCTTGGTATCACAGCTATTGTTGCTGGGAAGGAACAGGTGAAGGTTACCTTTGATGAAAGAAAACCACGAATTAATGTGAAGAAATTCATTGAAATAGTTCACCAAAATAAGAACCTTCAGTTACAGCCGCCAGCACAACTTAAAATTCGCATGCCGGGAGTAACTGGAGCGAATATGTTGACCGAATTACAACAAACGCTTAGGTTGTTTGTTGATTAA
- a CDS encoding DUF3108 domain-containing protein, whose translation MHIEGTKSLQYAKHLIFIFLLVGTLAVNGASRSLVESPDLSPNPLKVGEKLTYDINWKKIPAARRTDWIAKEASLNGETVYHIQSEMKTRSLFRVYSFQRQEETYLNPVTLSPVRFRNQLQDQKYRATVTIDFQEETAEYEKISRPKPKSPQRRETKVIEIPVGTQDELSTLYFLRSKKFEPGKTYFFPIIAKGKVQKVTLTVDERREIVKSKALGIVKTLVLQTSAGDRFWLTDDERRFPVKAESKIGQLTVKITLTDVEFTKE comes from the coding sequence ATACACATTGAGGGTACCAAAAGTTTGCAGTATGCAAAGCACTTAATCTTCATCTTTTTACTCGTAGGCACGCTTGCCGTAAACGGTGCCTCCCGTTCACTTGTTGAGAGTCCAGACCTTTCCCCGAATCCCCTAAAGGTCGGAGAAAAATTAACCTATGACATTAATTGGAAAAAAATACCTGCTGCTCGACGAACAGACTGGATCGCCAAGGAGGCGTCCCTGAATGGAGAGACTGTTTATCACATCCAGTCTGAGATGAAAACCCGTTCACTCTTCAGGGTCTATAGTTTTCAGAGACAAGAGGAGACGTATTTAAATCCAGTCACCCTCTCACCCGTTCGTTTTCGGAACCAGTTACAGGACCAAAAATATCGCGCCACTGTTACGATTGATTTTCAAGAAGAGACTGCGGAATATGAGAAGATCTCACGTCCGAAGCCGAAATCGCCCCAAAGACGAGAGACAAAGGTCATAGAAATACCCGTTGGCACACAGGATGAATTGTCAACACTCTACTTTCTACGCTCTAAAAAATTTGAACCCGGTAAAACGTATTTCTTTCCGATCATCGCCAAGGGAAAGGTCCAGAAAGTTACGCTCACTGTTGATGAACGTAGAGAGATAGTGAAAAGTAAGGCATTGGGCATAGTCAAAACGCTCGTCCTGCAGACTTCAGCAGGCGATCGCTTCTGGCTCACGGATGACGAACGTCGGTTCCCTGTCAAAGCGGAGAGCAAAATAGGACAATTGACAGTGAAAATCACCTTAACCGACGTCGAATTTACAAAGGAGTAG
- a CDS encoding histidine phosphatase family protein has product MKTILILRHAKSSWNYPELSDYDRPLNKRGKRDAPRMGKHLREQGLIPDRILTSSAKRARRTANKAAKACGYTGKVKKLDAFYDSVPGVYFETLQALPDKYQRVMVVGHNPTMEGLVSALTGEFRRMPTAALAHIELPIQHWKALNLDTIGTLVNLWTPKTLFTD; this is encoded by the coding sequence ATGAAAACGATCCTGATTTTACGACACGCCAAATCCAGTTGGAATTATCCAGAACTTTCCGATTATGATCGCCCTCTCAATAAACGGGGTAAACGGGACGCACCGCGCATGGGGAAACACCTGCGGGAACAAGGGTTAATTCCCGACAGGATCCTCACTTCATCCGCAAAGCGTGCGAGAAGAACTGCGAATAAAGCCGCAAAAGCGTGCGGTTATACGGGTAAAGTTAAAAAGTTAGATGCGTTTTACGATAGCGTCCCTGGCGTCTATTTTGAAACACTCCAAGCATTGCCAGACAAATATCAGCGCGTCATGGTCGTGGGACATAATCCGACAATGGAGGGACTTGTAAGTGCTTTGACGGGCGAGTTCAGACGGATGCCGACGGCGGCACTTGCCCATATTGAACTTCCCATCCAACACTGGAAAGCATTGAACTTGGATACAATAGGAACCTTAGTCAACTTATGGACACCCAAAACGCTTTTCACCGATTGA